A window of the Kineosporia corallincola genome harbors these coding sequences:
- the dnaG gene encoding DNA primase, whose product MRIRREDVEAVRERSRIDEVISEHVSLRPAGIGSLKGLCPFHDEKSPSFNVRPTVGFYHCFGCQKGGDVISFVQEIDHLSFAEAVERLAARIGMELRYEDDDGKDGKRPGRGDVNLRRRLLEANRAAAQYFAEQLGTSPDASIGRQFLVDRGFDQAAAELFGVGFAPRGGEVLTRHLLGRGFTAEELVAAGLAGQGRRGLYDRFRGRLIWPIRDVTGDTLGFGARRLYDDDTIEAKYLNTPETALYKKSHVLYGVDLAKREIAKSHQVVVVEGYTDVMACHLAGEPTAVATCGTAFAADHIRIVRRLIGDERNSGGRVIFTFDGDAAGQKAALKAFEDDQRFVSQTYVSIAPSGMDPCELRQRQGNEAVKELIAGRRPMFEFKIQSIIEDVDLTTVEGGARALRLAAPVVAGIRDEVIRRGYLVKLAGMLGMDDDLVRQAVVRAQRDLRASGGQAGPGRRPDGERQPGGEAQRGGDDRRGGNRRGAGPAGGVQQPDGSWLMPDGSYILPPPEPSRGGWKGKGGKGGGNWGERDRKRWNNGEGKTAPGTNFPGGYGAGPSWSDHEPPPDDMPPPPDDEPPHDAYDHAPASGGAGPTAQAPRRYQPPKLERPDPRNRIAAVEREALECMLQVPRLVPSLESDALPDDTFQTPLYRVIHEAIRGAGGIAVAVGMTPSAWVALVQDFAPDPVVPMITELAVAPLPSTDDDLALARYAAGMILHIAEEQVRRELAGLTAAWQRGEDVGLRVLELETLKRTLSERKHGAT is encoded by the coding sequence GTGAGGATCCGCCGAGAGGACGTAGAAGCCGTCCGTGAGCGGTCCCGGATCGACGAGGTCATCTCTGAGCACGTCTCACTGCGCCCGGCCGGGATCGGGTCGCTCAAGGGGCTGTGCCCGTTCCACGACGAGAAGTCGCCGTCCTTCAACGTGCGCCCGACCGTGGGTTTCTACCACTGCTTCGGGTGCCAGAAGGGCGGCGACGTCATCTCCTTCGTGCAGGAGATCGACCACCTGTCGTTCGCCGAGGCGGTGGAGCGGCTGGCCGCCCGCATCGGCATGGAACTGCGGTACGAGGACGACGACGGCAAGGACGGCAAGCGGCCGGGACGCGGTGACGTCAACCTGCGGCGGCGCCTGCTGGAGGCCAACCGGGCGGCGGCGCAGTACTTCGCCGAGCAGCTCGGCACCTCGCCCGACGCGTCGATCGGCCGGCAGTTCCTGGTCGACCGGGGCTTCGACCAGGCCGCGGCCGAGCTGTTCGGGGTGGGGTTCGCCCCGCGCGGCGGCGAGGTGCTCACCCGTCACCTGCTCGGGCGCGGGTTCACCGCCGAGGAACTGGTCGCCGCCGGGCTGGCCGGTCAGGGCCGGCGCGGCCTGTACGACCGGTTCCGCGGCCGGCTGATCTGGCCGATCCGCGACGTCACCGGCGACACCCTGGGCTTCGGCGCGCGGCGGCTGTACGACGACGACACGATCGAGGCCAAGTACCTCAACACCCCGGAGACCGCGCTCTACAAGAAGTCTCACGTGCTCTACGGCGTCGACCTGGCCAAGCGCGAGATCGCCAAGTCGCACCAGGTGGTCGTGGTCGAGGGCTACACCGACGTGATGGCCTGCCACCTGGCCGGCGAGCCCACGGCCGTGGCCACCTGTGGCACCGCGTTCGCCGCCGACCACATCCGGATCGTGCGGCGGCTGATCGGTGACGAGCGCAACTCCGGGGGCCGGGTGATCTTCACCTTCGACGGTGACGCCGCCGGGCAGAAGGCCGCGCTGAAGGCCTTCGAAGACGATCAGCGGTTCGTGTCGCAGACCTACGTCTCGATCGCGCCCAGCGGCATGGACCCGTGCGAGTTGCGGCAGCGCCAGGGCAACGAGGCGGTCAAGGAGCTGATCGCCGGGCGCCGCCCGATGTTCGAGTTCAAGATCCAGTCGATCATCGAAGACGTCGACCTGACCACGGTCGAGGGTGGTGCCCGCGCGCTGCGGCTGGCGGCCCCGGTGGTGGCGGGCATCCGCGACGAGGTGATCCGCCGGGGTTACCTGGTGAAACTCGCGGGCATGCTGGGTATGGACGACGACCTGGTGCGTCAGGCCGTGGTGCGCGCCCAGCGTGATCTGCGTGCGAGTGGTGGCCAGGCCGGGCCGGGTCGTCGGCCGGACGGTGAGCGGCAGCCCGGCGGCGAGGCGCAGCGTGGTGGTGACGACCGGCGTGGCGGCAACCGGCGCGGGGCCGGCCCGGCGGGCGGTGTGCAGCAGCCGGACGGCTCCTGGCTGATGCCCGACGGCAGCTACATCCTGCCGCCGCCCGAGCCCTCGCGCGGTGGCTGGAAGGGCAAGGGCGGCAAGGGCGGCGGCAACTGGGGCGAGCGCGACCGCAAGCGCTGGAACAACGGCGAGGGAAAAACCGCTCCCGGCACCAACTTCCCGGGTGGTTACGGGGCCGGGCCGAGCTGGTCCGACCACGAGCCCCCGCCCGACGACATGCCCCCGCCGCCCGACGACGAGCCGCCGCACGACGCCTACGACCACGCCCCGGCGTCCGGCGGCGCCGGGCCCACCGCCCAGGCTCCCCGTCGTTACCAGCCGCCGAAGCTGGAGCGTCCCGATCCCCGCAACCGGATCGCGGCGGTCGAGCGGGAGGCCCTGGAGTGCATGCTCCAGGTGCCCCGGCTGGTGCCGTCGCTGGAGAGCGACGCGCTGCCCGACGACACCTTCCAGACCCCGCTCTACCGGGTGATCCACGAGGCGATCCGGGGCGCGGGCGGCATCGCCGTGGCGGTCGGCATGACCCCGTCCGCCTGGGTGGCGCTGGTGCAGGACTTCGCGCCCGACCCGGTGGTCCCGATGATCACCGAGCTCGCGGTGGCGCCGTTGCCCTCCACGGACGACGACCTGGCCCTGGCCAGGTACGCCGCGGGCATGATCCTGCACATCGCGGAGGAGCAGGTGCGGCGCGAGCTCGCGGGCCTGACCGCGGCGTGGCAGCGTGGCGAGGACGTGGGGCTGCGGGTGCTCGAGCTCGAGACCCTGAAACGCACTCTCTCCGAGCGGAAGCACGGTGCCACCTGA
- a CDS encoding MarR family winged helix-turn-helix transcriptional regulator: protein MQSTDGTDDWYGTHPGTPDPEPGPRRARPGEWQQDDEPEPGHSPAEQRPDAWRQQPEAWQTEQTAGLAGLEAWQSAQSAQSAQSAQQGPDAWPAEPESWEQSQQSDAWQQVPEAWQSEPEAWQSEPEAWQSEPVAWQTEPESWQQPEVRTGPERPGEPEGLGESEAWQQAEVQHGSEVRQQPEMWQQAEARQEPEAWQQLLARQPEARQPEARQPEARQPEAWQPGTRQPETREPEPQTSRSPAPRSQAAQSPVTQPQAVLRQAAHPQPAQSHAPHPQPVRPRATEPRAPQPQPTHPQPTHPQPTHAQPQPAHPRAHRPESEVRQPQPQPQPQPQHQSRPQPQPAADDPLTGAELPYLLSLALQTILSEFTDELAAAGHEDLSPLHGQVFDVLRDRGWCTADELVQALGLTQPAAAQIIKDLEQRGYLRQTPDPEGGRHLLHIMTDKAQRRLRADGYVRARLEERLTEQLGADGMGDLRGLLTRLIRARTGDVIPPLRPLW from the coding sequence ATGCAGAGCACGGACGGCACGGACGACTGGTACGGCACCCACCCCGGCACCCCTGACCCCGAACCGGGACCCCGCCGCGCCCGGCCGGGGGAGTGGCAGCAGGACGATGAGCCGGAGCCCGGCCACTCCCCGGCCGAGCAGCGACCGGACGCCTGGCGGCAGCAGCCGGAGGCTTGGCAGACCGAGCAGACGGCAGGGCTGGCGGGGCTGGAGGCCTGGCAGTCGGCGCAGTCGGCGCAGTCGGCGCAGTCGGCGCAGCAGGGGCCGGACGCCTGGCCGGCGGAACCGGAGTCCTGGGAGCAATCGCAGCAGTCGGACGCGTGGCAGCAGGTGCCTGAGGCCTGGCAGTCCGAGCCTGAGGCCTGGCAGTCCGAGCCTGAGGCCTGGCAGTCCGAGCCGGTCGCCTGGCAGACGGAGCCCGAGTCCTGGCAGCAGCCCGAGGTTCGGACTGGCCCGGAGAGGCCGGGGGAGCCGGAGGGGCTGGGGGAGTCTGAGGCTTGGCAACAGGCCGAGGTGCAGCACGGGTCTGAGGTGCGGCAACAGCCCGAGATGTGGCAGCAGGCCGAGGCTCGGCAGGAACCCGAGGCGTGGCAACAGCTCCTGGCCCGTCAGCCCGAGGCCCGTCAGCCCGAGGCCCGTCAGCCCGAGGCCCGTCAGCCCGAGGCCTGGCAGCCTGGAACCCGTCAGCCCGAGACCCGTGAGCCGGAACCCCAAACGTCCCGGTCTCCGGCTCCGCGGTCTCAGGCCGCGCAGTCCCCGGTCACCCAGCCCCAAGCGGTACTGCGCCAAGCCGCACACCCCCAGCCCGCACAGTCCCACGCCCCGCATCCCCAGCCCGTGCGACCCCGGGCCACGGAGCCGCGAGCTCCTCAGCCTCAGCCCACGCACCCTCAGCCCACGCACCCTCAGCCCACGCACGCTCAACCTCAGCCCGCACACCCCCGTGCTCACCGGCCGGAATCCGAGGTCCGGCAGCCACAACCCCAACCGCAGCCACAACCCCAGCACCAGTCGCGGCCCCAGCCCCAGCCCGCGGCGGACGATCCGCTGACCGGGGCCGAGCTGCCGTACCTGCTGAGTCTGGCGCTCCAGACCATCCTCAGTGAGTTCACCGACGAGCTGGCCGCCGCCGGTCACGAGGATCTGAGCCCGCTGCACGGCCAGGTGTTCGACGTGCTCCGCGACCGGGGCTGGTGCACCGCCGACGAGCTGGTCCAGGCGCTCGGGCTGACTCAGCCGGCCGCCGCGCAGATCATCAAAGACCTGGAGCAGCGCGGGTATCTGCGGCAGACCCCGGACCCGGAGGGCGGCCGGCACCTGCTGCACATAATGACCGACAAGGCCCAGCGCCGGCTGCGGGCCGACGGCTACGTGCGCGCCCGGCTGGAGGAACGGCTGACCGAACAGCTCGGCGCCGACGGCATGGGCGATCTACGCGGTCTGCTGACCCGGCTGATCCGGGCCCGGACCGGCGACGTCATCCCACCCCTGCGCCCGCTCTGGTGA
- a CDS encoding glycosyltransferase family 2 protein yields MAALPPTRIGDVLVERGLLSQDDLNWAVNVQGRTGSRLGAILIAAGLVRRLDLYRTLARIWDSEFVDVANTVIDPELVSGLEPRMLVDEGWIPVRYEPGRTDGTVLVATAEEPSWARRQQIQRRMGVPVRLAVTSDWDIALAMRRVFREHLIDEAANGLWQRHPAASAREVLSTGQIVVLLSVAGGYIYGLLFAPLLTLLVTSMLVAMFFLVGVLFKFVVCLVGARREAAVPITDDDVAALTDDELPMYTVLVPVYREANIVADLIGNLGGLDYPPEKLEILLLLEEEDDETRMAAAAADCPSTITFVVVPKGGPQTKPKACNIGLFFAHGEFLVIYDAEDRPEADQLKKAVIAFRRAERGGNDKLVCVQAALNYWNAEENALTRMFTLEYSFWFDYMLPGLEALKLPIPLGGTSNHFRTQPLRDLGGWDPYNVTEDADLGIRAAALGYTVGVINSTTYEEANRAYGNWIRQRSRWIKGYLQTTLVHTRRPVRLTRQAGAVQALAFALLVGGTPLSFLLSPPLYAMFFFSLVLPIERMNELFPSPILEISLANLLLGNSVMIYVTMMGAFKRRRYRLVPWALLNPAYWMMHSISAYKALWQLITRPHYWEKTTHGLSGQNHQNPGG; encoded by the coding sequence ATGGCGGCGCTGCCGCCCACCCGGATCGGCGACGTGCTGGTGGAACGCGGGCTGCTCTCCCAGGACGACCTGAACTGGGCCGTCAATGTGCAGGGACGCACCGGGTCACGGCTCGGCGCGATCCTGATCGCCGCCGGTCTGGTGCGGCGTCTGGACCTGTACCGCACGCTCGCCCGGATCTGGGACAGCGAGTTCGTCGACGTGGCGAACACGGTCATCGACCCGGAACTGGTGTCCGGGCTGGAACCGCGGATGCTGGTCGACGAGGGCTGGATCCCGGTGCGCTACGAGCCCGGCCGCACCGACGGCACCGTGCTGGTCGCCACCGCCGAGGAGCCCAGCTGGGCCCGGCGGCAGCAGATCCAGCGGCGGATGGGCGTGCCGGTACGGCTGGCGGTGACCTCGGACTGGGACATCGCGCTGGCCATGCGGCGGGTGTTCCGCGAGCACCTGATCGACGAGGCGGCCAACGGGCTGTGGCAGCGGCACCCGGCGGCCTCGGCCCGGGAGGTGCTCTCGACCGGGCAGATCGTGGTGCTCCTGAGCGTCGCCGGCGGGTACATCTACGGCCTGCTGTTCGCCCCGCTGCTCACCCTGCTCGTGACCTCGATGCTGGTCGCGATGTTCTTCCTGGTCGGGGTGCTGTTCAAGTTCGTGGTCTGCCTGGTGGGCGCGCGCCGCGAGGCGGCGGTGCCGATCACGGACGACGACGTGGCCGCTCTCACCGACGACGAGCTGCCGATGTACACCGTGCTGGTGCCGGTGTACCGCGAGGCGAACATCGTGGCCGACCTGATCGGCAACCTCGGCGGCCTGGACTACCCGCCGGAGAAGCTGGAGATCCTGCTGCTCCTGGAGGAGGAGGACGACGAGACCCGGATGGCCGCGGCCGCCGCCGACTGCCCCAGCACGATCACCTTCGTGGTGGTGCCCAAGGGCGGCCCGCAGACCAAGCCGAAGGCCTGCAACATCGGGCTGTTCTTCGCGCACGGCGAGTTCCTGGTGATTTATGACGCCGAGGACCGGCCGGAGGCCGACCAGCTGAAGAAGGCCGTGATCGCGTTCCGCCGGGCCGAGCGGGGCGGCAACGACAAGCTGGTCTGCGTGCAGGCGGCCCTGAACTACTGGAACGCCGAGGAGAACGCGCTGACCAGGATGTTCACGCTGGAGTACTCGTTCTGGTTCGACTACATGCTGCCCGGCCTGGAAGCCCTGAAACTGCCCATCCCGCTGGGCGGCACATCCAACCACTTCCGTACGCAACCGCTGCGGGACCTGGGCGGATGGGACCCCTACAACGTCACCGAGGACGCCGATCTGGGGATTCGCGCCGCCGCGCTCGGCTACACCGTCGGCGTCATCAACTCGACCACCTACGAGGAGGCGAACCGGGCCTACGGCAACTGGATCCGGCAGCGTTCCCGGTGGATCAAGGGCTACCTCCAGACCACCCTGGTGCACACCCGCCGGCCGGTCCGGCTGACCCGCCAGGCCGGTGCGGTGCAGGCCCTGGCCTTCGCCCTGCTGGTCGGAGGCACCCCGCTGTCGTTCCTGCTCTCGCCGCCGCTGTACGCGATGTTCTTCTTCAGCCTGGTGCTGCCGATCGAGCGGATGAACGAGCTGTTCCCCTCGCCGATCCTGGAGATCAGCCTGGCCAACCTGCTGCTCGGCAACTCGGTGATGATCTACGTGACGATGATGGGCGCCTTCAAGCGCCGCCGCTACCGGCTGGTGCCCTGGGCCCTGCTCAACCCGGCCTACTGGATGATGCACTCGATCTCCGCCTACAAGGCCCTCTGGCAGCTGATCACCAGACCGCACTACTGGGAGAAGACGACGCACGGCCTGTCCGGCCAGAACCACCAGAACCCGGGCGGCTGA
- a CDS encoding NAD(P)/FAD-dependent oxidoreductase, protein MTTTPSRPVRPVPPAQADVVVIGGGVMGVSTAYQLVAAGVERVVLLEGGQLGSGSTGKAAGGVRALFSDELNIRLGQRGLETLRRFGADFGQEIDLETSGYLFLLDDDADLASFEAGIEIQNALGVPSRMIDVAEARRLSPLISTEGLKGALFSPDAGHCTPESVVAGYTGAARRLGATVLPGTPATGFHIEDGEIQAVLSPAGRIRTNTVICTAGAWSGRIAGWAGVDLPVRPLRRQIAISTPIPDLPPDLPFTIDFGTSFYFHREGRGLLLGGAEKQDTWAFDQNPTQDWLDDLAGAMARRVPDLGEVGIRRGWAGLYEMTPDHNAVIGEATGVSRFLYCTGFSGHGFLMGPAAGEVMRDLYLGVPPEFDVSGLSASRFADDQLRPERNVV, encoded by the coding sequence ATGACCACCACGCCCTCGCGCCCGGTGCGCCCGGTCCCACCCGCCCAGGCCGACGTGGTCGTGATCGGCGGCGGGGTGATGGGCGTCAGCACCGCTTACCAGCTCGTGGCCGCGGGCGTGGAGCGCGTGGTGCTGCTGGAGGGCGGGCAGCTGGGCAGCGGCTCCACCGGCAAGGCCGCGGGCGGCGTGCGGGCACTGTTCTCCGACGAGCTCAACATCCGGCTCGGACAGCGCGGTTTGGAGACGCTGCGCCGCTTCGGCGCCGACTTCGGCCAGGAGATCGACCTGGAGACCAGCGGCTACCTGTTCCTGCTGGACGACGACGCCGACCTGGCCTCGTTCGAGGCCGGGATCGAGATCCAGAACGCCCTGGGCGTGCCCAGCCGGATGATCGACGTCGCGGAGGCCCGCCGGCTCTCGCCCCTGATCAGTACGGAAGGCCTGAAGGGGGCGCTGTTCTCGCCCGACGCCGGCCACTGCACGCCGGAGTCGGTGGTGGCCGGTTACACCGGGGCCGCCCGTCGGCTCGGCGCGACCGTCCTGCCCGGCACCCCGGCCACCGGCTTCCACATCGAGGACGGCGAGATCCAGGCCGTGCTCAGCCCGGCCGGGCGGATCCGCACGAACACCGTGATCTGCACGGCCGGTGCCTGGTCCGGCCGGATCGCCGGCTGGGCCGGGGTGGACCTGCCGGTGCGCCCGCTGCGCCGGCAGATCGCGATCAGCACACCGATCCCCGACCTGCCGCCGGACCTGCCGTTCACCATCGACTTCGGCACCTCGTTCTACTTCCACCGGGAGGGCCGGGGACTGCTGCTGGGCGGCGCCGAGAAGCAGGACACCTGGGCCTTCGACCAGAACCCGACGCAGGACTGGCTGGACGACCTGGCCGGGGCGATGGCCCGGCGGGTGCCGGACCTCGGCGAGGTCGGGATCCGGCGGGGCTGGGCCGGGCTCTACGAGATGACCCCCGACCACAACGCCGTGATCGGCGAGGCGACCGGCGTCTCCCGGTTCCTCTACTGCACCGGCTTCTCCGGCCACGGCTTCCTGATGGGCCCGGCGGCCGGCGAGGTGATGCGTGACCTGTATCTCGGTGTGCCACCCGAGTTCGACGTGAGTGGTCTCTCGGCCTCCCGTTTCGCCGATGACCAGCTGCGACCCGAGCGCAACGTGGTGTGA
- a CDS encoding PAS domain-containing protein has protein sequence MGMAVVSLGAADPGRFLRVNDALCEFAGVGEGQLVGARVGDFLGDPEHLEQAMGNLAELIAGNVDAVTAERHLFRADGGERWGRVSASAVRPDGDRDPSLILLVEDITARKELTERHEFAILCPGVPDAATAIRIGHEVLAALSREFDLSRTRARVGASIGVAVAADGDTGPDLLHAADQAMYAAKRSGKGAVRLNTR, from the coding sequence ATGGGCATGGCCGTCGTCTCGCTGGGCGCCGCCGACCCCGGCCGGTTCCTGCGGGTGAACGACGCGCTCTGCGAGTTCGCCGGGGTCGGTGAGGGGCAGCTGGTGGGGGCCCGGGTCGGGGACTTCCTGGGCGACCCGGAGCACCTGGAGCAGGCGATGGGGAACCTGGCCGAGCTGATCGCCGGGAACGTGGACGCGGTGACCGCCGAGCGCCACCTGTTCCGGGCCGACGGCGGCGAGCGCTGGGGCCGGGTGTCCGCCTCGGCCGTGCGGCCCGACGGCGACCGTGACCCTTCCCTGATCCTGCTGGTCGAAGACATCACCGCCCGCAAGGAACTGACCGAGCGCCACGAGTTCGCCATCCTCTGCCCCGGCGTGCCCGACGCGGCCACCGCGATCCGGATCGGCCACGAGGTGCTGGCCGCCCTGTCCCGCGAGTTCGACCTGAGCCGGACCCGTGCCCGGGTCGGCGCCAGCATCGGCGTGGCCGTCGCGGCCGACGGCGACACCGGCCCGGACCTGCTGCACGCGGCGGATCAGGCGATGTACGCGGCCAAGCGCTCGGGCAAGGGCGCGGTGCGGCTGAACACCCGATGA
- a CDS encoding AMP-binding protein: MTAQTVHTQRHVVPLSYRDVEAGSVARLRHVITTQPEALAVHDDELRLTYGDLGRRIAAVRRQVRIAVAGSPDAQPVALLYSHGAAAVAALWGVVTSGRPILVLDPRTPAARLRSFVDRVDVRVCLTDEANAEKAAELVGQVLLDTSGRNPGSEADLDDLWATGPAPGDAAAYAFTSGSTGRPKVVVNDHRMLVRDAWGNSQSTGCYGADDVVAHTLPMGFHAGLMATCAGILAGTTMAMYDIRTRGIDGLPAWIERNGVTIVQASPAILRNLVGIAPDPALLGRLTSVTIAGEAAYGPDIEAARALLPGTCVLRNRYGSSETGILTEYRVDHTHPELTGLLPVGQPIPDVLLTIVDEAGNPVPPGGSGTVTLTARNFAVGYLGDPEATAKAFSRQHEDGARTYRSSDVGTVNEDGALRLLGRRDHSVKIRGYLVEPGEVDAALSALDGVIESLTIGAERDGEGSGKRLVSYLVSDADRPSAASVRQQLAGVLPSHMVPESIVFLEALPRTDRGKLDRAGLPEPPVVTAGSGTKEDLSEWQEVVRALWCSVLALPEISLEDDFFELGGDSLAAESLMSRMASELGVQTEAAQTTVLVQAPTLGEFAERVTRRVDASNQTLIPLRATGSRPPLFLFTGGGGLGVTLVPLVRHLPDDQPVFALQAYGLEARGIPDWSVEASARRHIKTLRQIQPVGPYFIGGHSFGGVLAMEVAHQLRDAGQEVGLLVVLDSFPPDRRSHQNDGGTPIQKLKTALGVATTGLRGTPGDDQYWRFWRQSNYLHMLYKGKPYDGEALVIVAAESEEREERRAWAPYLTGTWRLTHVPGDHMSILRDPFARKTSEVILEQLLPAQEREPDGTAPRRREQNRPRLLRRSKSWPDQY; this comes from the coding sequence ATGACCGCGCAGACCGTGCACACGCAACGCCACGTCGTCCCGCTGAGCTATCGGGACGTCGAGGCGGGCAGCGTTGCTCGGCTACGGCACGTGATCACCACCCAGCCCGAAGCGCTCGCCGTGCACGACGACGAGCTGCGACTGACCTACGGCGACCTGGGCCGCCGCATCGCCGCCGTGCGCCGTCAGGTGCGCATCGCCGTGGCCGGATCGCCCGACGCCCAGCCGGTCGCCCTGCTGTACTCGCACGGCGCCGCCGCTGTCGCCGCCCTGTGGGGCGTGGTCACCTCCGGCCGCCCCATCCTGGTGCTCGACCCGCGCACCCCCGCGGCGCGCCTGCGCTCGTTCGTGGACCGTGTGGACGTGCGGGTCTGCCTGACCGACGAGGCGAACGCCGAGAAGGCGGCCGAGCTGGTCGGGCAGGTGCTGCTCGACACCTCGGGGCGCAACCCCGGCAGCGAGGCCGACCTGGACGACCTGTGGGCCACCGGCCCGGCCCCCGGCGACGCCGCGGCCTACGCCTTCACCTCCGGTTCCACCGGCCGGCCCAAGGTGGTGGTGAACGACCACCGCATGCTGGTGCGCGATGCCTGGGGCAACTCCCAGTCCACCGGCTGCTACGGCGCCGACGACGTGGTGGCCCACACCCTGCCGATGGGCTTCCACGCCGGGCTGATGGCCACCTGCGCGGGCATTCTGGCCGGCACCACGATGGCGATGTACGACATCCGCACCCGCGGCATCGACGGCCTGCCGGCCTGGATCGAGCGCAACGGCGTGACCATCGTGCAGGCCAGCCCGGCGATCCTGCGCAACCTGGTGGGCATCGCCCCCGACCCGGCCCTGCTGGGCCGGCTGACCAGCGTCACGATCGCCGGTGAGGCCGCCTACGGCCCCGACATCGAGGCCGCCCGGGCCCTGCTGCCCGGCACCTGCGTGCTGCGCAACCGCTACGGCTCGTCCGAGACCGGCATCCTCACCGAGTACCGCGTGGACCACACGCACCCGGAGCTCACCGGCCTGCTGCCGGTCGGGCAGCCGATCCCCGACGTGCTGCTGACCATCGTCGACGAGGCCGGGAACCCGGTTCCGCCGGGCGGTTCCGGCACCGTCACGCTGACCGCCCGCAACTTCGCCGTGGGCTATCTGGGCGATCCCGAGGCCACCGCGAAGGCGTTCAGCCGGCAGCACGAAGACGGCGCGCGCACCTACCGCAGCAGCGACGTCGGCACGGTGAACGAGGACGGCGCGCTGCGCCTGCTCGGCCGCCGCGACCACAGCGTGAAGATCCGCGGCTACCTGGTCGAGCCGGGCGAGGTGGACGCGGCCCTGTCGGCGCTCGACGGGGTGATCGAGTCCCTGACGATCGGTGCCGAGCGGGACGGCGAGGGCAGCGGCAAACGGCTGGTCTCGTACCTCGTGTCCGACGCCGACCGGCCGAGTGCGGCGTCCGTGCGTCAGCAGCTGGCCGGGGTACTGCCCTCGCACATGGTGCCGGAGAGCATCGTGTTCCTCGAGGCGCTGCCGCGCACCGACCGGGGCAAGCTGGACCGGGCCGGGCTGCCCGAGCCGCCCGTCGTCACCGCGGGCAGCGGCACCAAGGAAGACCTGTCCGAGTGGCAGGAAGTGGTGCGGGCGCTGTGGTGCAGCGTGCTGGCGCTGCCCGAGATCAGCCTGGAAGACGACTTCTTCGAGCTCGGCGGCGACTCGCTGGCCGCCGAGAGCCTGATGAGCCGGATGGCCTCCGAGCTGGGGGTGCAGACCGAGGCCGCGCAGACCACCGTGCTGGTGCAGGCGCCCACCCTGGGCGAGTTCGCCGAGCGGGTCACCCGCCGGGTGGATGCCTCCAACCAGACGCTGATCCCGTTGCGCGCCACCGGTTCCCGCCCGCCGCTGTTCCTCTTCACCGGGGGCGGCGGCCTGGGCGTCACGCTGGTGCCCCTGGTCCGGCACCTGCCCGACGACCAGCCGGTGTTCGCCTTGCAGGCCTACGGTCTGGAGGCGCGCGGCATCCCGGACTGGAGCGTGGAGGCCTCGGCCCGGCGGCACATCAAGACGCTGCGCCAGATCCAGCCGGTGGGGCCGTATTTCATCGGAGGGCACTCGTTCGGCGGGGTGCTCGCGATGGAGGTGGCGCACCAGCTGCGTGACGCCGGGCAGGAGGTCGGGCTGCTGGTGGTGCTCGACTCGTTCCCGCCCGACCGGCGCTCGCACCAGAACGACGGCGGCACCCCGATCCAGAAACTGAAGACGGCGCTGGGCGTGGCCACCACGGGTCTGCGCGGCACCCCCGGCGACGACCAGTACTGGCGTTTCTGGCGGCAGAGCAACTATCTGCACATGCTCTACAAGGGCAAACCCTATGACGGCGAAGCGCTCGTGATCGTCGCGGCCGAGAGCGAGGAACGGGAGGAACGCCGCGCCTGGGCGCCGTACCTGACCGGCACCTGGCGGCTCACCCACGTTCCGGGCGACCACATGTCGATCCTGCGGGACCCGTTCGCGCGCAAGACGTCCGAAGTGATCCTGGAGCAGTTGTTGCCGGCCCAGGAGCGGGAGCCCGACGGCACCGCGCCGCGCCGGCGGGAGCAGAACCGGCCGCGTCTGCTGCGGCGTAGCAAGTCCTGGCCCGACCAGTACTGA
- a CDS encoding sugar phosphate isomerase/epimerase family protein, which translates to MTLRYSSFSDRVLAAAAAGFSGIGLGAVDYLDARRSEFTEEQLADYVSRHGLRVVELEFLADWWREADVRGVRLEEDLLFYLADLLHVPQINVGLFAEVPFDVQRQQFRRLCTRAADHGVRIALEFMPYSTLPRLSAARELIAAAGCDNAGLMLDAWHWHRSGGTLDDLRTLAPSEVFAVQLCDATATPHADLRHEGRHGRLLPGEGVVDIAGFLATLGEIGVDLPLAVEVLSDELDARHPVEAARAAAQSVISLTGDRAAVA; encoded by the coding sequence ATGACTCTGCGTTACAGCTCGTTCTCTGACCGCGTTCTGGCGGCAGCCGCGGCGGGCTTCAGCGGCATCGGTCTGGGAGCCGTCGACTACCTCGACGCGCGCCGCTCGGAGTTCACCGAGGAGCAGCTGGCCGACTACGTCTCCCGGCACGGGCTGCGGGTGGTCGAGCTGGAGTTCCTGGCCGACTGGTGGCGCGAGGCCGACGTGCGCGGCGTGCGTCTGGAAGAAGACCTGCTGTTCTATCTGGCCGATCTGCTGCACGTGCCGCAGATCAACGTCGGCCTGTTCGCCGAGGTGCCGTTCGACGTGCAGCGCCAGCAGTTCCGGCGGCTGTGCACCCGGGCCGCCGACCACGGCGTCCGCATCGCCCTGGAGTTCATGCCCTACAGCACCCTGCCCCGGCTGTCCGCGGCCCGGGAGCTGATCGCCGCGGCGGGCTGCGACAACGCCGGGCTGATGCTCGACGCCTGGCACTGGCACCGCTCCGGAGGAACCCTCGACGACCTGCGCACGCTGGCGCCGTCCGAGGTGTTCGCCGTCCAGTTGTGTGACGCCACCGCCACCCCGCACGCCGATCTGCGGCACGAGGGCAGGCACGGCCGGCTCCTGCCCGGTGAGGGCGTCGTCGACATCGCCGGCTTCCTGGCCACCCTCGGCGAGATCGGCGTCGACCTGCCGCTCGCGGTCGAGGTGCTGTCCGACGAGCTGGACGCCCGGCACCCGGTGGAGGCCGCCAGAGCGGCCGCCCAGTCGGTCATCTCGCTCACCGGCGACCGGGCGGCCGTGGCCTGA